In Candidatus Eisenbacteria bacterium, the following are encoded in one genomic region:
- the scpB gene encoding SMC-Scp complex subunit ScpB, with the protein MEQEKLRLVIEALLFASDSPLAVKEMQELLESVPKDSILKAVEELSRDYDTKPNAVKIMQVAGGFQVCTREEYSPWLEKLKRSRRSTRLSRAALETAAIIAYKQPVTKAVIEEIRGVDSTGTLHTLLERGLVTIKGRAPGAGRPLLYGTTRQFLLHFGLNELDELPKLSELKEILDEKESAGAEENAGTEPQ; encoded by the coding sequence GTGGAACAGGAGAAATTGAGACTGGTTATCGAGGCATTGCTTTTTGCTAGCGATTCACCTCTGGCGGTGAAGGAGATGCAAGAGCTTCTTGAGTCTGTTCCGAAGGACAGCATCCTCAAGGCCGTGGAAGAGCTTTCTCGTGACTACGACACGAAGCCGAACGCCGTCAAGATAATGCAGGTCGCCGGGGGATTCCAAGTGTGCACGAGGGAAGAATACTCTCCCTGGCTCGAGAAGCTCAAGAGAAGCAGGCGCTCGACGCGTCTTTCCCGGGCGGCCCTCGAGACCGCGGCCATAATCGCGTACAAGCAACCGGTGACTAAAGCCGTGATAGAAGAGATAAGGGGGGTGGACTCGACCGGGACGCTGCACACTCTCCTCGAACGGGGGCTGGTGACGATAAAGGGGCGGGCGCCCGGAGCGGGAAGGCCGTTACTTTACGGAACGACGAGACAGTTTCTCCTCCACTTCGGCCTCAACGAGCTTGATGAACTTCCGAAACTCTCCGAGCTCAAGGAGATCCTTGACGAAAAGGAATCCGCCGGCGCCGAGGAAAATGCAGGCACGGAGCCTCAATAG
- a CDS encoding pseudouridine synthase, translating into MEGCRLNRFLASRGVASRRACDDIIRAGRVCVNGTGVLSPGTNVTPGEDVIEVDGRAVAEKPEPIYVMLNKPAGVIVTAKDTRRRKAVTELVPDSLGRLFPVGRLDLDTEGLLLLTNDGDLAFRLTHPSFGVEKVYEVLVRERPAERALTVLGEGVDFGEGLRSSPAKVRYVGGQERGHLIRLTICEGKKRQVRRMCRAVGLTVLSLRRTALGPLELGSMPGGSWRELTGSELEALKACAREKPEGAGRSSR; encoded by the coding sequence ATGGAAGGATGCCGGCTCAACAGGTTCTTGGCTTCCAGGGGAGTTGCGAGCCGCCGGGCGTGCGACGACATCATCAGAGCGGGCCGCGTGTGTGTCAATGGGACAGGCGTGCTGTCGCCCGGGACGAATGTGACGCCGGGGGAGGACGTGATCGAGGTGGACGGGCGTGCCGTGGCCGAGAAACCGGAGCCCATATATGTGATGCTTAACAAGCCGGCGGGCGTGATTGTCACTGCGAAAGACACGCGAAGACGGAAAGCCGTCACAGAATTGGTTCCTGATTCGCTCGGGAGACTCTTTCCGGTAGGCAGGCTGGACCTCGATACCGAGGGGTTGTTGCTCCTCACGAACGACGGAGACCTTGCATTCAGGCTCACGCATCCGAGCTTTGGCGTGGAAAAAGTCTACGAAGTGCTTGTGAGGGAGCGGCCGGCAGAGAGAGCTCTCACGGTCCTTGGGGAGGGCGTTGACTTCGGCGAGGGATTGAGATCGTCTCCTGCAAAGGTGCGTTACGTTGGGGGGCAAGAGAGAGGGCATCTGATACGACTGACGATTTGTGAGGGCAAGAAGAGGCAGGTAAGACGCATGTGCAGGGCCGTGGGTTTGACGGTTCTTTCTCTTCGGCGAACGGCGCTTGGCCCTCTCGAATTGGGGAGCATGCCGGGAGGTTCCTGGAGAGAACTGACGGGCTCGGAATTGGAGGCCCTCAAGGCGTGTGCGAGGGAGAAGCCCGAGGGAGCGGGAAGGAGTTCACGATAG
- a CDS encoding pitrilysin family protein, protein MPRLKRTSSLLAIVLAVFLLSAIAQVQVRAQTLEEKIKVFTLKNGMEFLVVERHEAPVALCVVTFNVGAANEWTNVTGISHLLEHMMFKGTEMMGTKDYRKEIPYIAKTDELGDKTIALRKEMGEWRFNRFHDFSKQVLESFTKEEKERIGSSKFETNNLLARKIRAMAKLPDSLTTVQYLIEDGGVNYLNKYLEYELAWGEIAKLLDDQRRYMVKDELWGTYMNNGSRFLNAFTSNDATVYFAYVPANKVELFMDLESDRMESAVFREFWSERDVIMEERRLGENDPEEVLGEAFYSVAFTASPYKWPVVGWMSDLQTIDRRELENYHRIFYAPNNALAVVVGDVTVDQVRKFAERYFGPIPSQPEPAGIETREPEQRGERRVVVEHSANPKLMIGFHKPAYPDPDVAALSVLESVLAGGRTSRLYKSVFEEKQLTAKPPSVYEGPGDRYENLIVIEAEPRNPYTLEEVEKAILDEVEKFKRESVTERELQRVKNQLDATMIRSLGSNIGTAFQVGFGQLFYGDYHVMFRNIERIKKVTAEDVQLVANKYLTTKNRTVAYRVQIEAPKEEGKEEEVDRQAIMQYVQTLPQEEQAEIFKRFQGLKSDEERKAFGKELWERMKAAQGKK, encoded by the coding sequence ATGCCCAGGCTAAAGAGGACGTCATCTCTCCTCGCAATCGTTCTGGCGGTGTTCTTGCTCTCGGCCATCGCGCAGGTTCAGGTGCGCGCCCAGACCCTCGAAGAGAAGATCAAGGTGTTCACGCTCAAGAACGGCATGGAGTTCCTCGTTGTCGAACGCCACGAGGCGCCGGTGGCGCTCTGCGTAGTCACCTTCAACGTCGGCGCGGCAAACGAGTGGACGAACGTTACCGGCATTTCCCATCTGCTGGAGCACATGATGTTTAAGGGCACTGAGATGATGGGAACCAAGGATTACAGGAAGGAAATTCCGTACATTGCGAAGACCGACGAGCTTGGCGACAAGACGATAGCGCTACGAAAAGAGATGGGGGAGTGGCGGTTCAACCGCTTCCACGACTTCTCGAAGCAGGTACTCGAATCATTCACGAAAGAGGAGAAGGAGAGGATCGGCTCCAGCAAGTTTGAGACGAACAACCTCCTTGCCCGGAAAATCCGCGCGATGGCAAAGCTGCCCGACTCTCTGACGACCGTTCAATATCTCATAGAGGACGGGGGCGTTAATTATCTCAACAAGTACCTGGAATACGAGCTCGCTTGGGGAGAGATCGCGAAACTACTCGACGACCAGCGCCGGTACATGGTGAAGGACGAGCTTTGGGGAACGTACATGAATAATGGTTCACGGTTCCTCAACGCCTTCACGTCCAACGATGCGACCGTTTATTTCGCGTACGTTCCGGCCAACAAGGTCGAGCTGTTCATGGACCTCGAATCCGATCGAATGGAATCGGCCGTGTTCAGGGAATTCTGGTCCGAGCGCGACGTCATCATGGAAGAGCGCCGTCTCGGCGAGAATGATCCTGAGGAAGTTCTTGGAGAGGCTTTCTATTCCGTGGCGTTCACGGCGAGTCCGTACAAGTGGCCGGTTGTGGGATGGATGAGCGATCTCCAGACGATCGACCGAAGGGAGCTGGAAAACTACCACCGAATTTTCTACGCGCCCAACAACGCCCTGGCAGTTGTCGTGGGCGACGTGACGGTCGATCAGGTGAGAAAGTTTGCCGAACGTTACTTCGGCCCCATACCGTCTCAACCTGAGCCTGCCGGCATCGAGACGCGCGAGCCGGAACAAAGAGGTGAGCGCCGCGTGGTGGTCGAACACAGTGCCAATCCGAAGCTGATGATAGGCTTTCACAAGCCCGCCTACCCCGACCCGGACGTGGCAGCGCTCAGTGTGCTCGAGAGCGTCCTTGCAGGCGGACGCACGTCGAGACTCTACAAGTCTGTTTTTGAAGAAAAGCAGCTTACTGCAAAGCCGCCGAGCGTGTATGAGGGTCCCGGTGACCGCTACGAGAACTTGATCGTGATCGAAGCGGAGCCGCGCAACCCGTATACGCTGGAGGAGGTGGAGAAGGCGATTCTCGACGAGGTCGAGAAGTTCAAGAGGGAATCCGTCACCGAACGCGAGCTTCAGCGAGTGAAAAATCAACTCGACGCGACCATGATTCGGTCGCTCGGCTCGAACATCGGCACTGCCTTCCAGGTCGGCTTCGGACAGCTTTTCTACGGCGACTACCACGTGATGTTCAGAAATATCGAGCGCATAAAGAAAGTCACAGCAGAGGACGTTCAGCTTGTGGCGAACAAGTATCTGACGACGAAAAACCGCACTGTTGCCTACCGCGTACAGATCGAGGCGCCGAAGGAGGAGGGCAAGGAGGAAGAGGTAGACAGGCAGGCGATAATGCAATACGTCCAGACTTTGCCACAGGAAGAGCAGGCCGAGATCTTCAAGAGATTCCAGGGCTTGAAATCCGACGAGGAACGCAAGGCGTTCGGAAAGGAACTCTGGGAGCGCATGAAGGCGGCCCAGGGCAAGAAGTGA
- the murJ gene encoding murein biosynthesis integral membrane protein MurJ, which yields MSRHAALVATGILLSRIAGLVRDRVFAHYFGSSDAADAFRAAFRIPNFLQNLFGEGVLSASFIPAYSNLLAREEREEADRVASAVFCLLSLTISCLVLIGVLATPFLIDAIAPGFKGAKRELTISLVRILFPGSGLLALSAWCLGILNSHRKFFISYTAPVAWNLVMIASLVGFGRHLEQFPLTRALAWGSVVGSALQVGVQLPQVARLMGRFRVGLGLKMESVRSVIRNFIPVFIGRGVVQISAYVDSLLASLLPTGALAGLVYAQTLYTLPVSLFGMSVSASELPALSSFLGEADEVNAYLRNRLNAGLRQIAFLVIPSAMAFLSLGDVIAGAIYQTGQFGRSDSVYVWAILAGSAVGLLATTLGRLYASVYYALKDTRTPLRYAVIRVLLTAVSGYAFSMALPPLLGVNPRWGVVGLTASAGLCGWLELALLQNTLDGRIGKTGLARSFIAKLWVSAGVGAAAGWAGKLLMSHGHPIVVGLVSLGLYGVVYFGMATALRVPEASGSIKKAVEFAGLRRGPGDGERK from the coding sequence ATGAGTCGCCACGCGGCGCTCGTGGCGACGGGCATTTTGCTCAGCCGCATCGCCGGGCTGGTGAGGGACCGCGTTTTTGCTCACTACTTCGGAAGCTCTGACGCCGCCGACGCGTTCAGGGCGGCCTTTCGCATACCGAATTTCCTCCAAAACCTGTTCGGTGAAGGAGTCCTCTCGGCGTCGTTCATTCCGGCCTACTCCAATCTTCTGGCCCGCGAGGAACGTGAGGAAGCGGATCGAGTGGCCTCGGCAGTGTTCTGCCTGTTGTCACTGACGATTTCGTGTCTGGTTCTGATCGGCGTGCTGGCCACGCCGTTTCTGATCGACGCCATCGCGCCGGGATTCAAGGGAGCCAAACGGGAATTAACCATCTCTTTGGTGCGAATCCTGTTTCCCGGCTCCGGCCTTCTTGCGTTGTCCGCATGGTGTCTCGGGATCCTCAACAGCCACCGGAAGTTCTTCATCTCCTACACCGCGCCCGTGGCGTGGAATCTAGTGATGATCGCGTCTCTCGTCGGGTTCGGACGGCACCTGGAGCAATTTCCACTGACCAGGGCGCTGGCGTGGGGATCGGTGGTCGGTAGTGCGTTGCAGGTCGGGGTGCAACTGCCGCAGGTTGCTCGGCTGATGGGAAGGTTCCGGGTGGGGCTGGGGCTGAAAATGGAAAGCGTTCGAAGCGTGATCCGGAATTTCATCCCGGTGTTTATCGGCCGCGGGGTGGTGCAAATCAGTGCCTACGTGGATTCGCTGTTGGCGAGTCTTTTGCCGACCGGTGCTCTCGCGGGTCTGGTCTACGCCCAGACTCTGTACACCTTGCCGGTGAGCCTCTTTGGTATGTCCGTGTCGGCGTCCGAGCTGCCCGCTCTCTCGAGTTTCCTGGGCGAAGCAGACGAGGTGAATGCGTACTTGCGGAATCGGCTCAATGCCGGTCTGCGTCAGATCGCATTTCTTGTGATCCCGTCTGCCATGGCGTTCCTCAGCCTGGGTGACGTAATAGCAGGTGCGATCTACCAGACAGGTCAATTCGGCCGGAGTGATTCTGTGTACGTGTGGGCGATTCTGGCGGGCTCCGCCGTGGGCTTGCTAGCGACGACCCTGGGAAGGCTCTACGCTTCGGTGTATTACGCCTTGAAGGACACGCGCACTCCCCTGCGCTATGCAGTCATACGCGTTCTTCTGACCGCAGTCTCCGGCTACGCGTTTTCGATGGCGTTGCCGCCCCTCCTGGGTGTGAATCCTCGTTGGGGGGTGGTGGGACTCACCGCATCGGCCGGCCTCTGCGGATGGCTGGAGTTGGCGCTGCTTCAGAATACGCTCGACGGACGGATCGGCAAGACGGGCCTCGCACGGTCGTTCATCGCGAAACTGTGGGTCTCGGCGGGGGTGGGAGCTGCCGCCGGTTGGGCGGGCAAACTGCTCATGAGTCACGGCCACCCGATCGTGGTCGGGCTGGTGTCACTGGGATTGTACGGCGTTGTCTATTTCGGAATGGCAACGGCGCTCCGCGTGCCCGAGGCGAGTGGCTCGATCAAGAAGGCCGTCGAGTTCGCCGGATTGCGCCGGGGGCCGGGAGACGGAGAAAGAAAGTAG
- a CDS encoding pitrilysin family protein — protein MRKKTFIMMLTVLAASAVFLAALALTPAAYAATRPHPSKLGFSPLKVTTPRVIDVSLSNGLTGFLVEDHEIPVVDVVLLVKTYFADEAKYGLNDMAQWVIRNGGTTTWPGDKLNDEMEYLAANIEVSGGGLNTTFSFNCLKKDLPRVMEIFGDLVTNPAFPDDKVEMRRKTMIEEIRRRNDEPNSVSRREFAQLVYRDHPYAWETTTESVNAITRDDLTNFYKTYFHPNNAIIGISGDVTKDEIVAGLEKVFANWRPADVSIPKVPDLPVAPAPSCTYTYMDINQAYISMGHQGINSNDPERCAVDVMNFILGGGSFTSWIMEKVRSDEGLAYHAASRYSSDPWVNGLFTASAQTKADACGRAITIMMDQIKRMRDVGPTADEVKKAVDSYVNSYVFDYESKSQVVRRLVQLRFEGRPLDTPQKDMEAYAKLTVADIRGAAQRYLHPDKLTLLVVGNAKLFDRPLGDFGTVNEMALEKN, from the coding sequence ATGCGGAAGAAAACCTTCATTATGATGCTGACCGTCCTGGCGGCGTCTGCCGTCTTTCTCGCGGCGCTTGCGCTCACGCCGGCGGCCTATGCGGCGACTCGGCCCCATCCGAGTAAGCTCGGCTTTTCGCCCCTCAAGGTGACGACACCGCGGGTGATCGACGTGTCCCTTTCCAACGGCCTCACGGGTTTCTTGGTGGAGGATCATGAGATCCCCGTCGTGGACGTCGTGCTGTTGGTGAAGACGTATTTCGCCGACGAGGCGAAATACGGACTCAACGACATGGCCCAGTGGGTGATTCGAAACGGCGGGACGACCACCTGGCCTGGCGACAAGCTCAACGACGAGATGGAGTATCTGGCGGCGAACATTGAAGTGTCCGGAGGCGGTCTCAACACGACGTTCTCGTTCAACTGTCTGAAGAAGGACTTGCCGCGCGTCATGGAGATCTTCGGCGATCTCGTGACGAACCCGGCGTTTCCGGACGACAAAGTCGAGATGAGACGCAAAACCATGATCGAGGAGATTCGACGCCGGAACGACGAGCCGAATTCCGTGTCGCGGCGGGAGTTCGCGCAACTCGTCTACAGGGACCATCCGTACGCTTGGGAAACGACGACGGAAAGCGTCAATGCAATAACCAGAGATGATCTCACGAACTTCTACAAGACTTACTTCCATCCGAACAACGCAATCATCGGAATAAGCGGTGACGTGACGAAGGACGAGATAGTTGCCGGACTCGAGAAGGTCTTCGCAAACTGGCGGCCCGCCGACGTCTCGATCCCGAAAGTGCCCGACCTTCCCGTCGCCCCTGCGCCGAGTTGTACCTACACGTACATGGACATAAACCAGGCCTACATCTCGATGGGGCATCAGGGAATCAACTCCAACGATCCCGAGCGCTGCGCCGTGGACGTCATGAACTTCATTCTCGGCGGAGGGAGCTTCACGTCGTGGATCATGGAAAAGGTGCGCAGCGACGAGGGACTGGCCTATCACGCGGCTTCTCGGTACTCCTCGGATCCGTGGGTGAATGGGCTGTTCACCGCCTCGGCTCAGACCAAAGCCGACGCCTGCGGTCGTGCCATCACAATCATGATGGACCAGATCAAGCGGATGCGTGACGTCGGTCCGACTGCCGACGAGGTCAAGAAGGCGGTCGATTCTTACGTGAATAGCTATGTTTTCGACTACGAGTCGAAATCGCAGGTCGTCCGCAGGCTCGTTCAGCTTCGTTTCGAGGGAAGGCCTCTCGACACGCCCCAGAAGGACATGGAGGCGTACGCCAAGCTCACGGTGGCCGACATAAGGGGCGCGGCGCAGAGATATCTGCATCCGGACAAGCTCACGCTTCTTGTTGTGGGGAACGCGAAGCTGTTTGACCGGCCGCTCGGCGATTTCGGGACAGTGAACGAGATGGCGCTCGAGAAGAACTGA